One Papaver somniferum cultivar HN1 chromosome 10, ASM357369v1, whole genome shotgun sequence genomic window carries:
- the LOC113318673 gene encoding ankyrin repeat, PH and SEC7 domain containing protein secG-like, which produces MDRLVTVDAKELNLLFKPNQKCSTSFKLTNLMHTMSIAVSVTTTNPNLFSISQPFSVLSPLASSNVTLFLTLPSELPQISSPIDSLHVRTTILPTGKANQDDLHRFFTKPGASHIFRDANLPIYFVGEFVAKFLISEPCFQTLESNFILSKAIGNCTETQITSLLWYAVGKGNPSFVSALIDAGGDVNFRDLSNGKSLLFAAVNSGNIDVVVVLIESGCEINGSTDWFLHDSAAINRVDLMGLFCEFGCLVNSVDSYSRTPIHVSAIHGNLDALKFCVSKGGDTDCVDNNGCTPLHCAASEGRREVVEFLLECSSYSKYSINGDGKTPFLVAIDNGHSHLLDLLRLSDVLHRAATLGDVHGLRSCIEKGAIINSRDQNGWTALHRASFKGQMESVKLLISNGAQVDLVDDAGYTPLHCATEAGHSEVASYLIKKGALANMKSLEGVSPLNLTSFKNHSAFKFPLCEEKELV; this is translated from the coding sequence ATGGATAGACTAGTAACAGTAGATGCAAAAGAACTAAACCTTCttttcaaaccaaaccaaaaatgTTCAACAAGTTTCAAGCTAACGAATCTTATGCATACCATGTCTATTGCAGTTTCTGTAACCACTACAAATCCTAATTTATTCTCAATCAGTCAACCTTTTTCTGTTCTTTCACCTCTCGCTTCATCAAATGTTACTCTATTTCTCACTTTACCATCAGAACTCCCGCAAATTTCATCTCCAATTGATTCTTTACATGTTCGTACAACAATTCTACCAACAGGTAAAGCTAATCAAGATGATCTCCACAGATTTTTTACAAAACCTGGTGCATCTCatatcttcagagatgcaaacttaCCCATCTATTTTGTTGGTGAATTTGTTGCAAAGTTCTTGATTTCTGAACCTTGTTTTCAGACCTTGGAGAGTAATTTTATCTTGTCTAAAGCAATTGGTAATTGTACTGAAACTCAGATTACGTCTCTTCTTTGGTATGCTGTTGGTAagggaaaccctagttttgtttctGCTTTGATTGATGCTGGTGGTGATGTGAATTTTAGGGATTTATCAAATGGGAAATCTTTGTTGTTTGCAGCTGTTAATTCAGGTAATATAGATGTGGTTGTGGTTTTGATTGAATCTGGTTGTGAGATTAATGGTTCAACTGATTGGTTTTTACATGATTCAGCAGCGATAAATCGAGTAGATTTGATGGGTTTGTTTTGTGAGTTTGGATGTTTGGTTAATTCTGTTGATTCATATAGTCGAACACCCATTCATGTTTCGGCAATTCATGGGAATTTAGATGCTTTGAAGTTTTGTGTCAGTAAAGGAGGTGATACTGATTGTGTTGATAATAATGGCTGTACGCCGTTACATTGTGCAGCTTCGGAAGGGCGGAGGGAAGTTGTAGAGTTCTTATTAGAATGTTCTTCGTATTCGAAGTACTCGATTAATGGTGATGGGAAAACACCTTTTTTAGTTGCAATTGATAACGGGCATTCTCATTTACTTGATTTGCTTAGGTTAAGCGATGTTTTACATAGAGCGGCAACATTAGGAGATGTTCATGGATTGAGAAGTTGTATTGAAAAAGGAGCGATAATTAACAGTCGAGATCAAAATGGTTGGACTGCTCTTCATAGAGCTTCATTCAAAGGTCAAATGGAAAGCGTAAAACTTTTGATAAGTAACGGAGCTCAAGTTGATCTTGTTGATGATGCAGGTTATACACCATTGCACTGTGCCACTGAAGCCGGTCATTCTGAAGTTGCTTCGTATCTGATAAAAAAAGGTGCTTTAGCGAATATGAAGAGTCTCGAAGGTGTGTCACCATTGAACTTGACTTCATTTAAGAATCATTCTGCT